The window TGCAAATAATACTCCTGAAAAGCCCTTTAAAATATCACTAAACTCAGAATAGTCAGTCTCGGATGAATCAAAGGCTTTCTTTATAAAAGTATTCTTATATACCTTGTATTCAACCTTATTCTCATAGCAAAGTTTTCGAAAATCATTGATCTGAGCTACGGTAAGCCCCGAAGCATCTGCTATATAGAAAAAATTAGAGGCCTTAAACTTTTGACTTAATTCTTCAATAATTGTTGCTTTTTCTTCTCTTGTCATGACTTGTTGTATCGGAATTTCAATTGATACGAATAAGGTATAATGCTAATATACGAATTTATACTAATGATACGAATAAAAGACACACCTGTTTGCCAAAGCACTTCGGTGCGCAGGCACATTACAAGTATTTGCATTAATCTCTTCAAGGCCTCAGCGATGGGCATTAGTATCATTAGTATATTAGCATTTTATTATTAGTATTTTGTAATTTATATTCAAATCTATTATTTGTGCTATTAATAAACAGCTACTAGGCTCTGGTTACTGGGTTCTGGGTTATTTGCTTTCGGTAGGCAGGTTGGTAATTCTTTCTGACATTATTCACTACCATCACCCAGTACCCAGTGCCCAGTACCCAGTAACTAACTTATTATTTTTACTTTATCCCGAGTACTCGAGTCTAATTTTATTTTTAATTAACTTACTTTGCCCCGCACATAAATTTGTACAACATTTAATGATTTATGTGCGGGGCTTTGTTATGTTCTTAATTCTCCAAAGCACTGACATCAACCGCTACTCCCGGGCTCATTGAACTTGTAATAATAATACTTTTTAAATAATTACCCTTTGCCGAAGGTGGCTTTAGTTTTGAAACTTCCTGAATTACTTCGGAAGCATTTTCAGCAATTTTATCAGGTGAAAAAGAGATTTTACCAATGCTGGTATGAATTATACCTGTTTTATCTACTCTAAAATCTATTTTTCCTGATTTTACTTCCTTCACTGCTTTTCCAATATCTTGAGTAACGGTACCTGATTTCGGATTGGGCATTAAATTCCTGGGTCCTAATATTTTGCCCAATTTTCCTACCTTTGCCATTACAGAGGGCATCGTAATGATCACATCAATATCGGTCCAGCCTTTTTCTATTTTTTCTATATAATCCTCCAATCCTACGTGGTCAGCGCCAGCTTTTTTAGCTTCATCTTCTTTTTCAGGAGTACAAAGAGCCAAAACCCTGACCTGCTTACCTGTTCCATTAGGAAGCGTCACTACGCCTCTTATCATTTGCTCGGATTTCCGGGTGTCTATTCCCAACCGAATATGCAGATCAACTGAAGCATCAAATTTTACATAACTAATATCTTTTACAATTTTTGCTGCTTCAGCTAAAGGATATTGCTTATTGTTATCAAATTTTGATAATGCGTTCTTTTTATTTTTTGTAAGCTTGCTCATTTTAAAATACGAAGTACGAATGACGAAGTACGAATTCGTCATTCGTGCTTCGTCATTTGTCCTTTTACAGTAATACCCATACTTCGTGCTGTACCTGCTATTATTTTCATTGCCTGCTCAATCTTAAATGCATTAAGGTCCTGCATTTTTGTTTCTGCTATTTCTTTTATTTGATCCCAGGTAACTGAACCAACTTTATTGCGGTTTGGTTCAGGAGAGCCTTTTTTTACTTTAGCAGCCTGGGTTAACAATACAGCAGCAGGTGAGGTCTTGATGATAAAATCAAATGACTTGTCAACATAAATGGCAATTACAACCGGTAATAATACTCCTTGCTTATCTTTAGTTCTTTCGTTAAATCGGTTACAAAACTCCATGATATTTATACCCTTGGCGCCAAGCGAAGGGCCTACAGGAGGAGCCGGATTGGCCTGGCCTCCTCTTACCTGAAGCTTTAAATACTCTTTTATTTGCTTTGCCATTCTTAGTTATTAGTTAGTTGGTTTATTAGTTATAGTTTATTAGTTTTTAGTCTAAAATATGGCTACTAGTGTAGCAACAATTTAGTTTTGCAACATTAATTTGTAATAAATAGATTCTTTCGTTATTAATCAACAAATGGTTATATGGCTATATGGTTAAATGGTTTGTGATTAGCTGAAAGAGTTACTAATCTCATAGGTTTAAACTCGCTGCTTAATTGCTGGCAATTTAGTTGCCATAAAGCCATATAACCATAAAGCTATATAACCATATAACCATCTTTAAGATTTTTTCTCTACCTGCATATAATTAAGCTCCATGGGAGTGTTTCTTCCGAATATTTTCACCATTACATTCAATTTCTTTTTTTCGTCAAAAACCTCTTCAACGTTACCGGTAAAGCCACTAAAGGGCCCATCCGTCACCATCACAGTTTCACCAACAATAAAAGAAGTCTCAAACTTTTCCCGCTCCTCTGCTGCTTCATCAACATTACCCAAAATTTTATTCACTTCAGATTGACGCAATGGTGTAGGATTTATGGAAGTTCCTCCATCCCTGGAACCTAAAAATCCTATCACTCCGGGAATACTCTTAACAAGATGGGTTACCTCTCCATGAGATAAGTCAGCAGAAACTAAAACGTATCCGGGAAAAAAGTTTTTCTCTCTTATACGTTTTTTACCATTACGAACCTCATAAACCTTTTTGGAAGGAATCAGCACTTCGGGAATAAAATCTTCTAATTTTTGTCTGCTGATCGCCTTATCTAGATAAGATTTAACCTGTTGTTCTTTGCCGGAAATAGCTCTGATCACATACCATTTATGTTCGCTCATAATTGTATCTGAATTTAGATTTTTAGGTTTTAAATAAAGTCTATTTTAGTATTTGCCTTTGTGCATTTAATTATCAGGTTCTGGGTACTGGGTACTGGGTTCTGGGTTGTGAATGCACACTTCTGCTTCGTTTTACTAACACCCAGCACCCAGTGCCCAGTACCCAGCAACTAACTTCATATTTGACTTCACATAATTTTTAGTAATTTGATCCCGAGTACTCGGGATCAAATTACATGGTCATGTTCTAAAACATTTCATACAATATAGTTATACCATTTTCAAATACGGAATCTATTGCCCATATTACTAATGCAAATACTAAGGTGCCAACAATCACTAAGGTGGTACTACTCTGTAATTCGCTGTATTTAAGCCATGATACCTTATAACGCATTTCCTCTACCG of the Cytophagales bacterium genome contains:
- a CDS encoding 50S ribosomal protein L1, whose translation is MSKLTKNKKNALSKFDNNKQYPLAEAAKIVKDISYVKFDASVDLHIRLGIDTRKSEQMIRGVVTLPNGTGKQVRVLALCTPEKEDEAKKAGADHVGLEDYIEKIEKGWTDIDVIITMPSVMAKVGKLGKILGPRNLMPNPKSGTVTQDIGKAVKEVKSGKIDFRVDKTGIIHTSIGKISFSPDKIAENASEVIQEVSKLKPPSAKGNYLKSIIITSSMSPGVAVDVSALEN
- the rplK gene encoding 50S ribosomal protein L11; the protein is MAKQIKEYLKLQVRGGQANPAPPVGPSLGAKGINIMEFCNRFNERTKDKQGVLLPVVIAIYVDKSFDFIIKTSPAAVLLTQAAKVKKGSPEPNRNKVGSVTWDQIKEIAETKMQDLNAFKIEQAMKIIAGTARSMGITVKGQMTKHE
- the nusG gene encoding transcription termination/antitermination factor NusG, giving the protein MSEHKWYVIRAISGKEQQVKSYLDKAISRQKLEDFIPEVLIPSKKVYEVRNGKKRIREKNFFPGYVLVSADLSHGEVTHLVKSIPGVIGFLGSRDGGTSINPTPLRQSEVNKILGNVDEAAEEREKFETSFIVGETVMVTDGPFSGFTGNVEEVFDEKKKLNVMVKIFGRNTPMELNYMQVEKKS
- the secE gene encoding preprotein translocase subunit SecE, which produces MNKIRSIFKETVEEMRYKVSWLKYSELQSSTTLVIVGTLVFALVIWAIDSVFENGITILYEMF